A stretch of Larus michahellis chromosome Z, bLarMic1.1, whole genome shotgun sequence DNA encodes these proteins:
- the C7 gene encoding complement component C7 produces the protein MKVLGIFLLLEVSGFFPIFSSSPSPPVHCRWNSFGPWSECDGCTQKQIRRRTVAVYGQYGGNPCSGDAFETRPCTPTRGCPTEDGCGDRFRCFSGQCISRSLVCNGDQDCEEDGADEDRCEEKTTLCDIDKTPPNSELTGTGFDAITGETRGRVIHTKSFGGQCRKVFSGDGREYYRLSESVLAYTFQVKIQNDFSYEFFNSSWSYMKHTERYQKSNSGHSNSQTKILKHSQKSKQLMVVENSVEVAQFINNRPDFLTLAEPFWKELANLPVTYEYNVYRRLIEHFGTHFLHSGSLGGHYKVIFYMDTDKMKAEGMSITDMHECTTSGWNAFIVKKKKVECSKLDELLQTSSGSSGNKIKGDPYIEGGSPGAVAGLSYLELNNPAGNSQRYSFWARSVTDYPRVIKQKLTPLYELVKEVPCSLVKKHYLKQAIEEYMAENDPCKCQPCQNGGEAAVEGTQCVCYCKPYTFGAACELGTLVQDQPGVVDGHWSCWSSWSPCSGGRKSRSRACNNPSPRGGGKACIGEQRESRPCEDEELQHFHLIEPHCFDLSITPTEFCSPPPLLENGFVQNAENAYPVGRSIVYACRHGYSLVGDPVAKCGSNLQWQVGDRYCQETACLLPVLEGGLQGEPWKPVYEIGERINLSCPRGMHLEGARSILCEPSLKWSPDMKTIQCKRPVPSVKPEVTEPKCQPWEKVHQSQCVCKMPYECGPSLDTCATDQRTKRNTALTVCKMHALECMGRKYSLTNAENCKILQAAEISCGSCRSWEKCDAQSNSCVCDEDSPCEEGGVQICAEVSGSAARRTMTECEAGRLKCQGETVTLVSIRPCDI, from the exons ATGAAG GTGCTGGGGATTTTTCTGTTGCTGGAAGTTTCAGgcttctttcccattttttccag CAGCCCTTCTCCTCCAGTTCATTGCCGCTGGAATTCTTTTGGCCCTTGGTCCGAGTGCGATGGCTGTACTCAAAAACAG ATTCGGAGGCGGACAGTAGCAGTTTACGGCCAGTATGGGGGAAACCCCTGCTCTGGGGATGCCTTTGAAACAAGACCATGCACCCCAACAAGGGGATGCCCAACAGAGGATGGCTGTGGTGACCGGTTCAGGTGTTTCTCAG GTCAGTGCATCAGCAGATCTCTTGTGTGCAATGGAGACCAGGATTGTGAGGAAGATGGTGCAGATGAAGATCGATGTGAAGAGAAGACGACTCTATGTGATATTGATAAAACACCTCCGAATTCAGAACTTACAGGAACAGG CTTTGATGCCATTACTGGTGAGACTAGGGGAAGAGTCATTCATACAAAAAGCTTTGGAGGACAATGCAGAAAGGTCTTTAGCGGCGATGGGAGAGAATACTACAGGCTGAGTGAAAGTGTTCTTGCTTATACTTTCCAG GTTAAAATTCAGAATGATTTCAGTTATGAATTTTTCAACAGCAGCTGGTCTTATATGAAACACACAGAGAGGTATCAAAAATCAAACAGTGGACACAGTAATTCACAGACTAAAATTCTGAAACACAGTCAAAAG aGTAAGCAGCTGATGGTTGTTGAGAACAGTGTGGAAGTTGCTCAGTTTATTAACAACCGCCCAGACTTTCTCACTCTTGCGGAGCCCTTCTGGAAGGAACTGGCCAACCTTCCAGTCACCTATGAGTACAACGTCTACCGAAGACTTATTGAACATTTTGGGACTCATTTCTTACACTCTGGATCTCTAGGAGGACattacaaagttattttttatatGGATACtgacaaaatgaaagcagaag GTATGAGCATAACAGACATGCACGAATGCACCACATCAGGCTGGAATGCATTCattgtgaaaaagaagaaagtagagTGCTCCAAACTGGATGAACTGCTACAGACTTCTTCAG GAAGCAGTGGTAATAAGATTAAAGGAGACCCCTACATTGAAGGAGGAAGCCCAGGTGCGGTTGCTGGACTTAGTTATCTAGAGCTGAATAATCCTGCTGGGAACAGTCAGAGATACTCCTTTTGGGCCAGATCAGTGACGGACTATCCCAGAGTAATTAAACAAAAG CTAACACCATTATATGAGCTGGTAAAGGAAGTGCCCTGCTCCTTGGTCAAAAAGCATTACCTAAAACAAGCCATTGAAGAATACATGGCTGAAAATGATCCCTGCAAATGTCAGCCTTGCCAGAATGGTGGTGAGGCGGCCGTGGAGGGAACTCAGTGTGTGTGTTACTGCAAGCCTTACACCTTTGGAGCAGCTTGTGAGCTGGGAACTCTCGTGCAAGATCAACCAG GTGTTGTTGATGGACACTGGAGCTGCTGGTCTTCCTGGAGTCCTTGTTCAGGGGGAAGGAAATCAAGGAGCAGAGCCTGCAACAACCCCTCCCCGCGTGGTGGTGGGAAGGCCTGCATAGGAGAGCAGCGTGAAAGCAGGCCATGTGAAGATGAAGAGCTGCAGCATTTtca CTTGATTGAGCCACACTGTTTTGATTTATCCATAACTCCTACAGAATTCTGTTCACCTCCTCCTCTCTTGGAAAATGGATTTGTTCAA aatgcTGAAAACGCATATCCTGTTGGGAGAAGCATTGTTTATGCTTGCAGACATGGATATTCTCTTGTTGGTGATCCTGTTGCTAAATGTGGCAGTAATTTACAGTGGCAAGTTGGAGACAGATATTGCCAGG AAACAGCTTGTCTCCTGCCCGTCCTGGAGGGGGGTTTGCAAGGAGAGCCATGGAAGCCTGTGTATGAGATTGGTGAGAGAATAAATCTGTCTTGCCCACGTGGCATGCACTTAGAAGGGGCACGCTCCATTTTGTGTGAGCCGAGTCTCAAGTGGTCTCCTGACATGAAGACTATCCAGTGCAAGAGACCAG TGCCCAGTGTAAAACCAGAAGTGACAGAGCCAAAATGTCAGCCATGGGAGAAAGTGCATCAGTCACAATGTGTGTGCAAAATGCCCTATGAGTGTGG tccttCCCTGGACACCTGTGCTACAGATCAAAGAACCAAGAGAAACACAGCTTTAACTGTTTGCAAGATGCATGCCTTGGAGTGCATGGGCAGAAAATATTCTCTTACTAATGCAGAAAACTGCAAAATTCTTCAGGCAGCTGAAATATCATGTGGATCATGCCGTTCGTGGGAAAAATGTGATG CGCAATCCAACAGCTGTGTTTGTGACGAAGACAGCCCATGCGAGGAGGGAGGGGTCCAGATCTGCGCTGAAGTGAGCGGCTCTGCTGCCCGTCGGACCATGACCGAGTGCGAGGCCGGGCGTCTCAAATGCCAGGGGGAGACTGTCACCCTTGTCAGCATAAGGCCCTGTGACATATAA